The Nocardioides salarius genome includes a region encoding these proteins:
- the disA gene encoding DNA integrity scanning diadenylate cyclase DisA, protein MPAERSDDLLRLRETLASIAPGTSLRDGLERILRGRTGALIVIGQDERVDEISTGGFDLDVPFTATGLRELAKMDGAIIVDAGLTRIVRAAVHLMPDHTIPSEETGTRHRTADRVARQTGFPVISVSQSMQIIAAYVGSTRHVLEDVGQILSRANQALATLERYKLRLDEVSSTLSALEIEDLVTVRDVAVVAQRLEMVTRIAREIEDYVLELGTDGRLLSLQLEELITGVDTERELVVRDYLPAGRKASTPEELLHQLEALSPTALVDPAATAKVLGLGNGEHLDGAVAPRGYRLLAKVPRLPGPVVDRLVDHFGTLQKLLSAGIDDLQAVEGVGELRARSVREGLSRLAESTILERYV, encoded by the coding sequence GTGCCCGCCGAACGCTCGGACGACCTGCTGCGCCTGCGCGAGACGCTGGCCTCGATCGCCCCGGGCACCTCGCTGCGCGACGGCCTCGAGCGCATCCTGCGCGGGCGCACCGGCGCCCTGATCGTGATCGGCCAGGACGAGCGGGTCGACGAGATCAGCACCGGCGGCTTCGACCTCGACGTGCCCTTCACCGCCACCGGCCTGCGCGAGCTGGCCAAGATGGACGGCGCGATCATCGTCGACGCGGGCCTGACGCGCATCGTGCGCGCCGCGGTGCACCTGATGCCCGACCACACGATCCCCTCCGAGGAGACCGGCACGCGGCACCGCACCGCCGACCGGGTGGCGCGCCAGACCGGCTTCCCGGTGATCTCGGTGTCGCAGTCGATGCAGATCATCGCGGCGTACGTCGGCTCGACGCGCCACGTGCTCGAGGACGTCGGCCAGATCCTCTCGCGCGCCAACCAGGCGCTGGCCACCCTCGAGCGCTACAAGCTGCGCCTCGACGAGGTCTCCAGCACCCTCTCGGCGCTCGAGATCGAGGACCTCGTCACCGTCCGCGACGTCGCCGTGGTCGCCCAGCGCCTCGAGATGGTCACCCGCATCGCCCGCGAGATCGAGGACTACGTGCTCGAGCTCGGCACCGACGGCCGGCTGCTCTCGCTGCAGCTCGAGGAGCTGATCACCGGCGTCGACACCGAGCGCGAGCTGGTGGTGCGCGACTACCTGCCGGCCGGGCGCAAGGCCTCGACCCCCGAGGAGCTGCTGCACCAGCTCGAGGCCCTCTCCCCCACCGCCCTGGTCGACCCGGCCGCCACCGCCAAGGTGCTCGGTCTCGGCAACGGCGAGCACCTCGACGGCGCCGTCGCCCCGCGGGGCTACCGCCTGCTGGCGAAGGTGCCGCGCCTGCCCGGCCCCGTCGTCGACCGGCTCGTCGACCACTTCGGCACCCTGCAGAAGCTGCTCTCCGCCGGCATCGACGACCTCCAGGCCGTCGAGGGCGTCGGCGAGCTGCGCGCCCGCAGCGTCCGCGAGGGCCTCTCCCGCCTCGCCGAGTCCACGATCCTGGAGCGCTACGTCTGA
- a CDS encoding SulP family inorganic anion transporter, with product MSNPVPDQSSLLQPSVALPPAETHTVRGALRRPSILRREVVAGLVVALALIPEAISFSIIAGVDPRLGLFASFTMAVSIAFLGGRPAMISAATGAIALVIAPVARDYGVDYLIATVILGGAIQIVLGLLGVAKMMRFIPRSVMVGFVNALAILIAMAQIPYLVDVPWLVYPLVAFGVAVIVLLPRLTSAVPSPLVVIVAITAAALAAGWALPDVGDEGELPETLPALLIPDVPFTLTTLEIIAPYALAMALVGLLESLLTAKLVDDITDTHSEKTREAWGQGAANMITGFFGGMGGCAMIGQTMINVKASGARTRISTFSAGVLLLVLVVGFGDLVAQIPMAALVAVMIMVAVGTFDWHSVTPRTLRRMPKSETTVMLSTVVVTVTTHNLAIGVAVGVLVAMTLFARRVAHLATVEREVTEVDGRPQARYTVTGELFFASSNDLYTQFEYADDPEHVVIDMAASHVWDASTVAALDSITYKYERKGKTVEIHGLNEQSLHMHGRLSGNLAAH from the coding sequence GTGAGCAACCCCGTGCCCGACCAGTCCTCGCTGCTGCAGCCGTCCGTGGCCCTGCCCCCGGCCGAGACGCACACCGTGCGCGGCGCGCTGCGCCGCCCCTCGATCCTGCGCCGCGAGGTCGTCGCCGGCCTGGTGGTGGCGCTCGCGCTGATCCCCGAGGCGATCTCGTTCTCGATCATCGCCGGCGTCGACCCGCGCCTGGGCCTCTTCGCCTCCTTCACGATGGCCGTCTCGATCGCCTTCCTCGGTGGCCGGCCCGCGATGATCTCGGCCGCCACCGGTGCCATCGCGCTGGTGATCGCACCCGTGGCGCGCGACTACGGCGTCGACTACCTGATCGCCACCGTGATCCTCGGTGGCGCCATCCAGATCGTGCTCGGCCTGCTCGGCGTGGCCAAGATGATGCGCTTCATCCCGCGCTCGGTGATGGTCGGCTTCGTCAACGCCCTGGCGATCCTCATCGCCATGGCCCAGATCCCCTACCTGGTCGACGTGCCGTGGCTGGTCTACCCGCTGGTGGCCTTCGGCGTCGCGGTCATCGTGCTGCTGCCGCGGCTGACCTCGGCGGTGCCCTCGCCGCTGGTGGTCATCGTGGCCATCACCGCCGCGGCGCTGGCCGCCGGCTGGGCGCTGCCCGACGTGGGCGACGAGGGCGAGCTGCCCGAGACGCTGCCCGCGCTGCTCATCCCCGACGTGCCCTTCACGCTGACCACGCTGGAGATCATCGCGCCGTACGCGCTGGCGATGGCGCTGGTCGGCCTGCTCGAGTCGCTGCTGACCGCCAAGCTCGTCGACGACATCACCGACACCCACTCCGAGAAGACCCGCGAGGCCTGGGGCCAGGGCGCGGCCAACATGATCACCGGCTTCTTCGGCGGCATGGGCGGCTGCGCCATGATCGGCCAGACGATGATCAACGTGAAGGCCTCGGGCGCCCGCACGCGCATCTCCACCTTCTCCGCCGGCGTGCTCCTGCTCGTGCTGGTCGTGGGCTTCGGCGACCTGGTCGCGCAGATCCCGATGGCCGCGCTGGTCGCGGTGATGATCATGGTCGCCGTCGGCACCTTCGACTGGCACTCGGTGACCCCGCGCACCCTGCGCCGGATGCCCAAGAGCGAGACCACCGTGATGCTCTCCACCGTCGTGGTCACCGTGACCACCCACAACCTGGCCATCGGTGTCGCGGTCGGCGTGCTCGTCGCGATGACCCTCTTCGCCCGCCGGGTGGCCCACCTGGCCACCGTCGAGCGCGAGGTGACCGAGGTCGACGGGCGCCCGCAGGCGCGCTACACGGTCACCGGCGAGCTGTTCTTCGCCTCCTCCAACGACCTCTACACCCAGTTCGAGTACGCCGACGACCCCGAGCACGTGGTCATCGACATGGCGGCCTCGCACGTGTGGGACGCCTCGACCGTGGCCGCGCTCGACTCGATCACCTACAAGTACGAGCGCAAGGGCAAGACCGTGGAGATCCACGGCCTCAACGAGCAGTCGCTGCACATGCACGGCCGGCTGAGCGGCAACCTCGCCGCGCACTGA
- a CDS encoding YihY/virulence factor BrkB family protein, giving the protein MLRRGRDRSVALLRVLGHEVAKDRVAGLAAEIAFFAVLSLFPALLIAAGLLSYLEAIVGAEVAARTEARVVDALGLVLTERGDPVLDSVRAVFEGEYGGLLTVAALGALVTLSGAWAVVVQALNLAYDSDEHRPWLRRRLLGLGLGLMTVIVVVVALAVVVVGPLLGRGTDVADVVGLGGAFESFWDLARLPVLALVLVGWLALVFHLAPNRRTPWRAALPGAVTTTVLWLAASGGFGLYLRTVGEGNPLLGVFGGGIVVLTWVYLLALALLLGGELNALLHDGKHRPAEGSSGTR; this is encoded by the coding sequence GTGCTGCGGCGCGGACGCGACCGGTCGGTCGCGCTGCTGCGGGTGCTCGGCCACGAGGTCGCCAAGGACCGCGTCGCGGGGCTGGCCGCCGAGATCGCCTTCTTCGCGGTCCTGAGCCTGTTCCCGGCGCTGCTGATCGCGGCCGGGCTGCTGTCCTACCTCGAGGCCATCGTCGGCGCCGAGGTGGCCGCCCGCACCGAGGCACGGGTCGTCGACGCGCTCGGGCTGGTGCTCACCGAGCGCGGCGACCCGGTGCTCGACTCGGTGCGCGCCGTCTTCGAGGGCGAGTACGGCGGCCTGCTCACCGTCGCCGCGCTGGGTGCGCTGGTCACCCTGTCAGGGGCCTGGGCGGTCGTGGTGCAGGCGCTCAACCTGGCCTACGACAGCGACGAGCACCGCCCGTGGCTGCGCCGCCGGCTGCTGGGCCTGGGGCTGGGCCTGATGACGGTGATCGTGGTCGTGGTCGCGCTGGCCGTCGTGGTCGTCGGCCCGCTGCTGGGCCGCGGCACCGACGTGGCCGACGTCGTCGGCCTGGGCGGCGCCTTCGAGTCCTTCTGGGACCTCGCCCGCCTGCCGGTGCTGGCCCTGGTGCTCGTCGGCTGGCTGGCGCTGGTCTTCCACCTGGCACCCAACCGGCGTACGCCGTGGCGCGCCGCGCTGCCCGGCGCCGTGACCACCACCGTGCTGTGGCTGGCCGCCAGCGGCGGCTTCGGCCTCTACCTGCGCACCGTCGGCGAGGGCAACCCGCTGCTCGGCGTCTTCGGCGGCGGGATCGTCGTGCTGACCTGGGTCTACCTGCTCGCCCTGGCCCTGCTCCTCGGCGGCGAGCTCAACGCGCTGCTCCACGACGGAAAGCACCGCCCCGCCGAAGGTTCATCGGGTACCCGATGA
- a CDS encoding MerR family transcriptional regulator, whose amino-acid sequence MSAHMQIGEVATRTGLSLRTLRYYEEVGLVAPSARSAGGFRLYTALDVDRFELIKRMKPLDFSLEDMRGLLGVVDALDAEPDDAERARLLGELESLRAAAEERVDTLRTRLAWAEEFAAGLDERVRAQRDR is encoded by the coding sequence GTGTCCGCACACATGCAGATCGGCGAGGTCGCCACGCGCACCGGCCTGAGCCTGCGCACGCTGCGCTACTACGAGGAGGTCGGGCTGGTCGCACCGTCGGCCCGCTCGGCCGGAGGCTTCCGGCTCTACACCGCGCTCGACGTCGACCGCTTCGAGCTCATCAAGCGGATGAAGCCGCTGGACTTCTCGCTCGAGGACATGCGCGGGCTGCTCGGCGTCGTCGACGCCCTCGACGCCGAGCCCGACGACGCCGAGCGGGCCCGTCTGCTCGGCGAGCTCGAGTCGCTGCGCGCCGCGGCCGAGGAGCGCGTCGACACGCTGCGCACCCGCCTGGCCTGGGCCGAGGAGTTCGCCGCCGGTCTCGACGAGCGGGTGCGCGCCCAGCGCGACCGGTGA
- a CDS encoding MFS transporter produces the protein MGTSTGAEGRAGARAARTPLLGPRYRGATTGAVALVFLAAFEALAVATVMPAVTRDLDGRAWFSVAFSATLAASVVGMVAVGLWSDRRGAVRPLLTSVALFAAGLLAAGLAPTMGLLVVGRFLQGLGLGGLVVALYVLVAQVFDPVDRPRILGLFAAAWVLPGLVGPFLAGVVADTLGWRWVFLGVVAIAAGALALLVPTLRSVEPPEAGAAPRGGGVRRLLLAAAVAAAVVALNLTGALPAAARAGVAAVAVALALVAVRPLLPRGTLRAGRGVPAVIAQRGLVGGTFFAAEAYLPFLLQEQYGAATWVSGLVLTVATLGWAGASHVQGRLGDRLPDEAALRLGALVLGAGIVAVLLVAALGLPGVLVGAGWLVAAAGMGLMYPRITSTVLARTAVHERGTASSAVTISDSVGAAVAVAVAGLVFTAIGTAADRSAFVAVLALATGLAALSIVVSRRA, from the coding sequence ATGGGCACGTCCACCGGCGCCGAGGGCCGCGCCGGGGCGCGCGCCGCCCGGACCCCGCTGCTCGGCCCCCGCTACCGCGGCGCCACCACCGGCGCCGTCGCCCTGGTCTTCCTGGCCGCCTTCGAGGCCCTCGCCGTCGCCACCGTGATGCCGGCGGTCACCCGCGACCTCGACGGGCGCGCCTGGTTCTCGGTGGCCTTCTCCGCCACCCTGGCCGCCAGCGTCGTCGGGATGGTCGCGGTGGGCCTGTGGTCGGACCGCCGCGGCGCGGTGCGCCCGCTGCTGACCTCCGTCGCGCTCTTCGCAGCCGGGTTGCTGGCCGCCGGGCTCGCGCCGACCATGGGGCTGCTGGTGGTCGGCCGCTTCCTGCAGGGCCTGGGCCTCGGCGGCCTCGTCGTCGCCCTCTACGTGCTCGTCGCGCAGGTCTTCGACCCCGTCGACCGGCCCCGCATCCTCGGCCTCTTCGCCGCCGCGTGGGTGCTGCCCGGGCTGGTCGGGCCGTTCCTGGCCGGCGTCGTCGCCGACACCCTCGGCTGGCGCTGGGTCTTCCTCGGCGTCGTCGCCATCGCCGCCGGGGCGCTCGCGCTGCTGGTGCCGACCCTGCGCTCGGTCGAGCCGCCCGAGGCCGGCGCCGCGCCCCGGGGCGGCGGCGTACGACGTCTGCTGCTGGCGGCCGCGGTCGCCGCGGCCGTCGTCGCGCTCAACCTCACCGGGGCCCTGCCCGCCGCGGCCCGGGCCGGGGTCGCCGCGGTCGCGGTCGCCCTCGCGCTGGTCGCCGTGCGCCCGCTGCTGCCGCGGGGCACCCTGCGCGCCGGGCGCGGCGTACCGGCCGTGATCGCGCAGCGCGGGCTGGTCGGCGGCACCTTCTTCGCCGCCGAGGCCTACCTGCCCTTCCTCCTGCAGGAGCAGTACGGCGCCGCCACCTGGGTCAGCGGCCTGGTGCTGACCGTCGCCACGCTGGGCTGGGCCGGGGCGTCGCACGTGCAGGGTCGGCTCGGCGACCGGCTGCCCGACGAGGCGGCGCTGCGCCTGGGGGCCCTCGTGCTGGGCGCCGGCATCGTGGCGGTGCTGCTGGTCGCGGCGCTGGGCCTGCCGGGGGTGCTGGTCGGCGCGGGCTGGCTGGTCGCGGCCGCGGGGATGGGGCTGATGTACCCGCGGATCACCTCCACGGTGCTGGCGCGCACCGCCGTGCACGAGCGCGGCACCGCCTCCTCGGCGGTCACCATCAGCGACTCGGTGGGGGCCGCGGTCGCGGTCGCCGTGGCCGGTCTCGTCTTCACCGCGATCGGCACGGCCGCCGACCGGTCGGCCTTCGTGGCGGTGCTCGCGCTCGCGACCGGGCTGGCCGCGCTGTCCATCGTGGTCTCGCGGCGGGCCTAG